From a single Couchioplanes caeruleus genomic region:
- a CDS encoding AI-2E family transporter, whose product MPSGGAGQPGDAAAAAHVSGDFGTPGPPLNRRNPFLIGLLGGLGVLVAYGIFLGLRNAASILVLIFIAMFLAIGLNPAIVRLRRWGLPRWLAVTVVSLTVVLLLCGGVVALIPPLVTQTGELVGNLPGYIQALQRNQTINDLVERYDIATKLGSALNPGTVTNALGGVVGGAKLLFGTIFNVLTVLVLTIYFMAAFERIKEAAYGLVPASRRHRVRLLTDEILTKVGAYMVGALAIAVLAGISTWVFAMIIGLGYPFALAVVVAVCDLIPQIGATLGAVIVSLVGFADSLSHGIACVVFFIVYQQVENYLIYPNVMRRSVKVSDVAAVTAALLGVGLFGVIGALIAIPLVAAIQLIVREVVNPSMETK is encoded by the coding sequence GTGCCGTCCGGTGGCGCGGGACAGCCGGGCGATGCGGCGGCCGCGGCGCACGTGAGCGGCGATTTCGGGACGCCCGGGCCCCCGCTGAACCGGCGCAACCCGTTCCTCATCGGGCTGCTGGGCGGGCTCGGCGTGCTGGTCGCGTACGGGATCTTCCTGGGGCTGCGCAACGCCGCCTCGATCCTCGTCCTGATCTTCATCGCGATGTTCCTGGCGATCGGGCTGAACCCGGCGATCGTGCGGCTGCGCCGCTGGGGCCTGCCCCGCTGGCTGGCCGTCACCGTGGTCTCGCTGACCGTCGTGCTGCTGCTGTGCGGCGGTGTCGTCGCGCTCATCCCGCCGCTGGTGACCCAGACCGGCGAGCTGGTCGGGAACCTGCCGGGTTACATCCAGGCCCTGCAGCGCAACCAGACGATCAACGACCTGGTCGAGCGGTACGACATCGCGACGAAGCTCGGCAGCGCGCTCAACCCGGGCACGGTCACGAACGCGCTCGGCGGGGTGGTCGGCGGCGCGAAGCTGCTGTTCGGCACGATCTTCAACGTCCTGACCGTGCTGGTGCTGACCATCTACTTCATGGCCGCGTTCGAGCGGATCAAGGAGGCGGCGTACGGGCTGGTCCCCGCGTCGCGGCGGCACCGGGTGCGGCTGCTGACCGACGAGATCCTGACGAAGGTCGGCGCGTACATGGTGGGTGCGCTGGCCATCGCCGTGCTGGCCGGCATCTCCACCTGGGTGTTCGCCATGATCATCGGCCTGGGTTACCCGTTCGCGCTGGCCGTGGTGGTGGCGGTGTGCGACCTCATCCCGCAGATCGGCGCCACGCTGGGTGCGGTCATCGTGAGCCTGGTCGGCTTCGCGGACTCGCTGTCGCACGGCATCGCCTGCGTCGTGTTCTTCATCGTCTACCAGCAGGTGGAGAACTACCTGATCTACCCGAACGTGATGCGCCGCTCGGTGAAGGTCAGCGACGTGGCCGCGGTGACCGCCGCGCTGCTGGGCGTCGGCCTCTTCGGCGTGATCGGCGCGCTGATCGCCATCCCGCTGGTGGCGGCGATCCAGCTCATCGTCCGGGAAGTGGTCAACCCCAGCATGGAGACCAAATAG
- a CDS encoding alpha/beta hydrolase produces MGKDGFVSQPIRANSILPAHREDIELHTADGLRLVGELARPLDRDPVATLVCLHPLPTHGGMMDSHVFRKAAWRLPALAGLAVLRFNTRGTSSVRGTSEGAFSGAVDEKYDVAAAIEYAEFHDLPDIWLVGWSFGTDLTLMHGLDPGVTGAILLSPPLRFSAPEHLAAWAADGKPVTALVPEFDDYLRPAEAVERFRAIPQAEVVGVPGAKHLWVGDAEKVLDEIVRRVAPGVPVPLPREWDGPMESGDMNAYADRTVAAFADVPVPKPLA; encoded by the coding sequence ATGGGTAAAGATGGCTTCGTGAGTCAACCGATCCGCGCCAACTCCATCCTTCCTGCCCACAGGGAGGACATCGAGCTGCACACCGCCGACGGCCTGCGGCTGGTCGGTGAGCTGGCCCGCCCGCTCGACCGCGACCCGGTCGCCACGCTGGTCTGCCTGCACCCGCTGCCCACCCACGGCGGCATGATGGACAGCCACGTCTTCCGCAAGGCCGCCTGGCGCCTGCCCGCCCTCGCCGGCCTGGCCGTCCTGCGGTTCAACACCCGGGGCACCTCCAGCGTGCGCGGCACCAGCGAGGGCGCCTTCTCCGGCGCGGTGGACGAGAAGTACGACGTGGCCGCCGCGATCGAGTACGCCGAGTTCCACGACCTGCCGGACATCTGGCTCGTCGGCTGGTCCTTCGGCACCGACCTCACGCTGATGCACGGCCTCGACCCGGGCGTCACCGGCGCGATCCTGCTCTCGCCGCCGCTGCGGTTCTCCGCGCCCGAGCACCTGGCGGCCTGGGCGGCGGACGGGAAACCGGTGACCGCGCTCGTCCCCGAGTTCGACGACTACCTGCGCCCCGCCGAGGCCGTCGAACGGTTCCGGGCCATCCCGCAGGCCGAGGTGGTCGGCGTCCCCGGCGCCAAGCACCTGTGGGTCGGCGACGCCGAGAAGGTCCTCGACGAGATCGTTCGCCGGGTCGCTCCCGGCGTGCCGGTGCCGTTGCCCCGCGAATGGGACGGGCCGATGGAGTCGGGCGACATGAACGCGTACGCCGACCGTACCGTCGCCGCCTTCGCGGACGTTCCCGTGCCGAAGCCGCTCGCCTGA
- a CDS encoding Laminin subunit beta-1: MSHGGEIFGLGGETPPEPSFETALRGYEKKQVERYVARAETEIATLISERDSAQLQNQAMIGQIDRLQQELAQARRNPGVGADVSFRHLGPKVEEILAKAEEVAADIKSSATDDIAARLAEAERIRAEAEAHAHNGIRDFEIALAARRAEEEKADVARRAAAEKAVASTRQAAEQMRAEAEAILSRARAEAQQLSERTAQETQRIRSEADGYAKSTRVQADQEIKALRDRAQQEIAQLRAEADRQLKELRATVEREVGERRQEVVQELGQMRAAAEKQCADLRSEADKYAEEVLRRSDEQATAVRKEIAGHQEKAAAAARDLEAAQAKVTAAEKRLAQAEERAGAAEREADRVQQRLAEVQRELESELQHVAEAKRAGEAAERHATDVRRQVQKEAKRVAELAAAAVLAAAASPDDEDDAPDTARAASPAPAPATTTPAAGGAAAPATGTATVAPQAASPVTSAGQPQDKAATPGTAPAATPAKVTASAKVTARPSSTTRVGADAD, from the coding sequence ATGTCGCACGGCGGTGAAATCTTCGGCCTCGGCGGGGAGACCCCTCCGGAGCCCAGCTTCGAGACCGCCCTGCGGGGTTACGAGAAGAAACAGGTCGAGCGCTACGTCGCCCGGGCTGAGACCGAGATCGCGACGCTGATCAGCGAGCGGGACAGCGCCCAGCTGCAGAACCAGGCGATGATCGGCCAGATCGACCGGCTTCAGCAGGAGCTGGCGCAGGCCCGCCGCAACCCCGGCGTCGGCGCCGACGTGTCCTTCCGCCACCTCGGCCCCAAGGTCGAGGAGATCCTCGCCAAGGCCGAGGAAGTCGCCGCCGACATCAAGAGCTCGGCCACCGACGACATCGCCGCCCGGCTCGCCGAGGCCGAGCGCATCCGCGCCGAGGCCGAGGCGCACGCGCACAACGGCATCCGCGACTTCGAGATCGCCCTCGCCGCCCGCCGCGCCGAGGAGGAGAAGGCCGACGTCGCCCGTCGCGCCGCCGCCGAGAAGGCCGTCGCCTCGACCCGCCAGGCCGCCGAGCAGATGCGCGCCGAGGCGGAGGCGATCCTCTCCCGCGCCCGCGCCGAGGCCCAGCAGCTCAGCGAGCGCACCGCCCAGGAGACGCAGCGCATCCGCTCCGAGGCCGACGGCTACGCGAAGTCCACGCGGGTCCAGGCCGACCAGGAGATCAAGGCGCTGCGCGACCGGGCCCAGCAGGAGATCGCCCAGCTGCGCGCCGAGGCGGACCGGCAGCTCAAGGAGCTCCGCGCCACCGTCGAGCGCGAGGTCGGCGAGCGCCGCCAGGAGGTCGTCCAGGAGCTCGGCCAGATGCGCGCCGCCGCCGAGAAGCAGTGCGCCGACCTGCGCAGCGAGGCCGACAAGTACGCCGAGGAGGTCCTGCGCCGCTCCGACGAGCAGGCCACCGCGGTCCGCAAGGAGATCGCCGGCCACCAGGAGAAGGCGGCCGCTGCCGCCCGCGACCTCGAGGCGGCCCAGGCCAAGGTCACCGCGGCGGAGAAGAGGCTCGCCCAGGCCGAGGAGCGGGCCGGTGCCGCCGAGCGCGAGGCCGACCGCGTCCAGCAGCGACTGGCCGAGGTGCAGCGCGAGCTCGAGAGCGAGCTCCAGCACGTGGCGGAGGCCAAGCGCGCGGGCGAGGCCGCCGAGCGCCACGCCACCGACGTACGCCGCCAGGTGCAGAAGGAGGCCAAGCGCGTGGCCGAGCTGGCCGCGGCGGCCGTCCTCGCGGCGGCGGCCTCGCCCGACGACGAGGACGACGCCCCGGACACCGCCCGCGCGGCGAGTCCGGCCCCCGCCCCGGCCACGACGACCCCCGCAGCGGGAGGCGCCGCCGCGCCGGCCACCGGGACTGCCACGGTGGCGCCGCAGGCGGCTTCCCCGGTCACCTCGGCCGGCCAGCCGCAGGACAAGGCGGCGACCCCGGGCACCGCACCGGCCGCCACCCCGGCGAAGGTCACCGCCTCCGCCAAGGTGACCGCCCGCCCGTCCTCCACCACCCGCGTCGGCGCCGACGCCGACTGA